One genomic window of Corallococcus caeni includes the following:
- a CDS encoding Ig-like domain-containing protein, which yields MKHAPLLVVGPLLLTLALGACARLETPHPEIVTDGPHSVLVGQTLQLTATTREATDDGYHWTSEDPAIATVDDTGQVTGVGAGETAIKVTGANSRLEARHVVVVMGVLTSDGGVDPNQVPYFLAWSGSPHADTTAEAFSHWNKDGLVPTSCARCHSSEGYIDFLGGDGSNPGKVDAPAPTQSVVRCETCHDSAAASLTSVTFPSGKQVAGLGPEARCVVCHQGRASGKDIDAQVADAGVVGEDTTSPALGFTNIHYYPAGATLFASQAAGGYQYADQTYDSRFRHVPGFDKCNECHEPHSTRVRWEACATCHPGVTDVTKAWDIRQIASRNQDYDGDKNRTEGIYYEIQGLRDRLLAAIQRYGKERAQPLCYGNTHPYWFKDTDGDGTCAPAESTATNAYASWTPRLQKAAYNYQLSRVDPGAFAHNAKYVIQLLHDSTQAMNKGLSIPFDTSLLVRNDPGHFNGASKAARNWDSSESVQASCSRCHSGAQGYRFFVQYGVGQQVPETANGLECSTCHENFEPDYDVFVPAQTWLPDGKTVNLPGQDNLCANCHIGRASKATIDTALAAGGTPRFQNVHYLPAAGTREGTQVRIGYEYPNKTYAGRLTHMGGVQCTSCHVPGKSNHTFRIQDVWGERCRTCHADQTEAAQLRVVHLLDYDGDGNTAESLAAEVEGMAARLMTAMRGVTNNGLCYNGDVNPYFFKDTDKDGTCAATESVSANAFAPFTPALVKAAHNYQLSKKDPGAWAHNFNYIGQLLHDSVEDLTGTAPLNMIRP from the coding sequence ATGAAACACGCCCCGCTGCTCGTGGTCGGACCGCTGCTGCTGACCCTGGCGCTGGGTGCCTGCGCCAGGCTGGAGACACCCCACCCGGAGATCGTCACCGACGGTCCGCACTCGGTGCTCGTGGGCCAGACGCTCCAGCTCACCGCCACCACGCGCGAGGCCACCGACGACGGCTATCACTGGACGAGTGAGGACCCGGCCATCGCGACCGTGGACGACACCGGACAGGTGACCGGCGTGGGCGCGGGGGAGACCGCGATCAAGGTCACCGGCGCGAACTCCCGGCTGGAAGCGCGCCACGTGGTGGTGGTGATGGGCGTCCTCACGAGCGACGGCGGCGTGGACCCCAACCAGGTGCCGTACTTCCTCGCGTGGTCGGGCTCGCCGCACGCGGACACCACCGCCGAGGCCTTCTCCCACTGGAACAAGGACGGCCTCGTCCCCACCAGCTGCGCGCGGTGCCACAGCTCCGAGGGCTACATCGACTTCCTGGGCGGCGACGGCTCCAACCCCGGCAAGGTGGATGCCCCCGCCCCGACGCAGTCAGTGGTCCGCTGCGAGACGTGCCACGACAGCGCCGCCGCCAGCCTGACCTCCGTCACCTTCCCCTCGGGCAAGCAGGTCGCCGGCCTGGGCCCGGAGGCGCGGTGCGTGGTGTGCCACCAGGGACGCGCTTCGGGAAAGGACATCGACGCGCAGGTCGCGGACGCGGGCGTGGTGGGCGAGGACACGACCTCCCCTGCCCTGGGCTTCACCAACATCCACTACTACCCCGCGGGCGCGACGCTCTTCGCCAGCCAGGCCGCGGGCGGCTACCAGTACGCGGATCAGACCTACGACTCGCGCTTCCGCCACGTGCCCGGCTTCGACAAGTGCAACGAGTGCCATGAGCCGCACAGCACGCGCGTGAGATGGGAGGCCTGCGCCACCTGCCACCCCGGGGTGACGGACGTCACCAAGGCCTGGGACATCCGGCAGATCGCCTCGCGCAACCAGGACTACGACGGGGACAAGAACCGCACCGAGGGCATCTACTACGAGATTCAGGGCCTGCGGGACCGGCTGCTCGCCGCCATCCAGCGCTACGGCAAGGAGCGGGCCCAGCCCCTCTGCTACGGCAACACCCACCCCTACTGGTTCAAGGACACCGACGGGGACGGGACCTGCGCGCCCGCGGAGTCCACCGCCACCAACGCCTACGCCAGCTGGACCCCGCGCCTGCAGAAGGCGGCCTACAACTACCAGCTGTCCCGGGTGGATCCGGGCGCGTTCGCGCACAACGCGAAGTACGTCATCCAGCTGCTGCATGACTCGACCCAGGCGATGAACAAGGGATTGAGCATCCCCTTCGACACGTCCCTGCTGGTGCGCAACGACCCGGGCCACTTCAACGGCGCCAGCAAGGCGGCGCGCAACTGGGACTCCAGCGAGAGCGTCCAGGCCAGCTGCTCGCGCTGCCACAGCGGCGCGCAGGGCTACCGCTTCTTCGTCCAGTACGGGGTCGGGCAACAGGTGCCGGAGACAGCCAACGGCCTGGAGTGCTCCACCTGCCACGAGAACTTCGAGCCGGATTACGACGTCTTCGTCCCCGCGCAGACGTGGCTGCCGGACGGCAAGACGGTGAACCTGCCAGGCCAGGACAACCTCTGCGCCAACTGCCACATCGGCCGTGCGTCCAAGGCCACCATCGACACGGCCCTGGCGGCCGGGGGCACGCCGCGCTTCCAGAACGTGCACTACCTGCCCGCCGCGGGGACGCGTGAAGGAACGCAGGTCCGGATTGGCTACGAGTACCCCAACAAGACCTACGCCGGCCGGCTCACGCACATGGGCGGGGTGCAGTGCACCAGCTGCCACGTCCCCGGCAAGAGCAACCACACCTTCCGCATCCAGGACGTGTGGGGCGAGCGCTGCAGGACGTGCCACGCGGACCAGACCGAGGCCGCGCAGCTCCGGGTCGTCCACCTGTTGGACTACGACGGCGACGGGAACACGGCGGAGTCCCTGGCGGCGGAGGTGGAGGGAATGGCCGCCCGCCTGATGACCGCCATGCGCGGGGTGACAAACAATGGCCTCTGCTACAACGGCGACGTCAATCCGTACTTCTTCAAGGACACGGACAAGGACGGCACCTGCGCCGCCACCGAGTCCGTCTCCGCCAACGCGTTCGCGCCGTTCACGCCGGCGCTCGTGAAGGCCGCCCACAACTACCAGCTGAGCAAGAAGGACCCGGGCGCCTGGGCGCACAACTTCAACTACATCGGGCAGCTCCTCCATGACAGCGTGGAGGACCTCACCGGGACGGCCCCCTTGAACATGATCAGACCTTGA
- a CDS encoding c(7)-type cytochrome triheme domain-containing protein — protein MRSSTSALIRGGPWRVGLVALLLLTTPIFAVNSPQDVRLPPLKERAAPAPALFSHWGHSSLHCYSCHPGTFPQARLGFTHQDMREGRYCGRCHDGRAAKAQGSMNCEACHARH, from the coding sequence ATGAGGTCCTCCACGTCCGCGCTCATTCGTGGAGGACCGTGGCGGGTGGGGCTCGTCGCCCTCCTCCTGCTCACGACCCCCATCTTCGCCGTGAACTCGCCGCAGGACGTCCGGCTGCCTCCGCTCAAGGAGCGCGCCGCGCCGGCTCCGGCGCTGTTCTCCCACTGGGGACACAGCTCCCTTCACTGCTACAGCTGCCACCCCGGCACGTTCCCGCAGGCCCGGCTGGGCTTCACCCACCAGGACATGCGGGAGGGGCGCTACTGCGGACGCTGCCATGACGGTCGTGCCGCGAAGGCCCAGGGCTCCATGAACTGCGAGGCGTGCCATGCGCGTCACTGA
- a CDS encoding NapC/NirT family cytochrome c codes for MMVLLGAVAVMVAMIAYAAGYLTAHGLGRLVLLGGLALLPLAVSGAGVAVGVHESSETQFCMGCHEMERYGQSLFVDNPNALAAVHYQKRLISRDSTCFSCHTDYALFGDAKAKLNGLRHVWVHYFGTVPPEPRLYQPYPNYNCLHCHNDARGYLEGGPHRELQAELRSGARSCLTCHDVAHDLEGVKAQNFWLPERQRP; via the coding sequence ATGATGGTGCTGCTCGGCGCGGTGGCGGTGATGGTGGCGATGATTGCCTACGCCGCGGGCTATCTCACCGCGCACGGGCTGGGACGCCTGGTGCTGCTCGGAGGGCTGGCCCTGCTGCCGCTGGCCGTCAGCGGGGCCGGGGTCGCGGTGGGCGTGCACGAGTCGAGCGAGACGCAGTTCTGCATGGGCTGTCACGAGATGGAGCGCTACGGGCAGAGCCTGTTCGTGGACAACCCCAACGCCCTGGCCGCGGTCCACTACCAGAAGCGCCTCATCAGCCGTGACTCCACCTGCTTCTCCTGCCACACGGACTACGCGCTCTTCGGGGACGCGAAGGCCAAGCTCAACGGCCTGCGGCACGTCTGGGTCCATTACTTCGGGACCGTCCCCCCGGAGCCCCGGCTCTATCAGCCGTATCCCAATTACAACTGTCTCCACTGCCACAACGATGCGCGCGGGTACCTGGAGGGCGGGCCGCACCGGGAGCTCCAGGCGGAGCTGCGGAGCGGGGCACGCTCGTGCCTGACCTGCCACGACGTCGCGCATGACCTGGAGGGCGTGAAGGCCCAGAACTTCTGGCTGCCGGAGCGACAGCGTCCATGA
- a CDS encoding dipeptidyl-peptidase 3 family protein, with the protein MKPLLLAAVLAAAPATPPKSLAPDAGPAQAAQPTLTVPGGKFLRARSGNTAVAQMFAPGIAELSLAEKRVAWSLTLAAHAGEDIALDQLGWKLVPAKQLLEGVWLFGRDAQSAASGFDAKLADYLLRFYGHGGNHDSTTGQKFVPGFTAEQLAAGASRALKAGAPWTVKDDAALQAWLQDLKPTLFDAAFEPQLTSKAPPPGQDLLTASSNTAYGPGVTEKDLVGFKEKYPLNSRVVKQDGKLTEQVFRAGTPDGKVKPGLYAKELSRVIAHLQEAMKSAEPAQKAALGKLVRYFQTGSPQDWDAYNIAWLKVDPKVDANLGFIETYVDPRGHKGQWEALVNYRDTQENQIMVLMGQKAQYFEDRLPWPQKYRRKKVALPVAKAINLITSNPEPPAGINLPNEQHIREKYGSKSVMITNVMDAASAVTRLPLALEFSRTAEDREEARKYSVTARKWLVAFHEVLGHASGQVDAKLKGQSPSVFLKEYDNTLEEARADLVALWHAFDPALAQLSPDHDAIARQMYRDFLVEGLTNLRRVEEGNAFEEDHQRGHHMTVTLLEEKGAVKQVTQDGRTYLVIPDYAKMREAVGELLSQLMVIKATGDYEGIRALVQEKGIHFDPKLRDEVARRVKAVDVPTVLLLNSPRVVPVLDAKGELVDLKEDTTQAFVDQHLERSLLGRLSPSEARRVAAKVAASPDAVREAFRELGPETAPAPSPMKGAAPVKARP; encoded by the coding sequence ATGAAGCCCCTGCTGCTGGCCGCCGTCCTCGCCGCCGCGCCCGCCACCCCGCCAAAGTCCCTGGCGCCCGACGCCGGGCCCGCGCAGGCCGCGCAGCCCACCCTCACCGTGCCCGGGGGGAAGTTCCTCCGCGCCCGCTCCGGCAACACCGCCGTCGCCCAGATGTTCGCGCCAGGCATCGCGGAGCTGTCCCTGGCGGAGAAGCGCGTGGCGTGGTCCCTCACGCTCGCGGCGCACGCGGGCGAGGACATCGCGTTGGATCAGCTCGGCTGGAAGCTGGTGCCGGCGAAGCAGCTGCTGGAGGGCGTGTGGCTCTTCGGCCGGGACGCGCAGAGCGCCGCGTCCGGCTTCGACGCGAAGCTGGCGGACTACCTGCTGCGCTTCTACGGGCACGGCGGCAACCACGACAGCACCACCGGCCAGAAGTTCGTCCCGGGCTTCACCGCGGAGCAGCTGGCCGCGGGCGCCTCGCGCGCCCTCAAGGCCGGCGCGCCCTGGACGGTGAAGGACGACGCCGCGCTCCAGGCCTGGCTCCAGGACCTGAAGCCCACCCTCTTCGACGCGGCCTTCGAGCCGCAGCTCACCTCCAAGGCCCCGCCGCCGGGACAGGACCTCCTCACCGCGTCCTCCAACACCGCCTATGGCCCCGGCGTGACGGAGAAGGACCTGGTGGGCTTCAAGGAGAAGTACCCGCTCAACTCGCGCGTGGTGAAGCAGGACGGCAAGCTCACGGAGCAAGTGTTCCGCGCGGGCACACCGGACGGCAAGGTGAAGCCGGGCCTGTACGCGAAGGAGCTCTCGCGCGTCATCGCGCACCTCCAGGAGGCGATGAAGTCCGCGGAGCCCGCGCAGAAGGCCGCGCTGGGCAAGCTGGTGCGCTACTTCCAGACGGGCAGCCCCCAGGACTGGGACGCGTACAACATCGCGTGGCTCAAGGTGGATCCGAAGGTGGACGCCAACCTGGGCTTCATCGAAACGTACGTCGACCCGCGCGGCCACAAGGGCCAGTGGGAGGCGCTGGTCAACTACCGTGACACGCAGGAGAACCAGATCATGGTGCTCATGGGCCAGAAGGCCCAGTACTTCGAGGACCGGCTGCCCTGGCCCCAGAAGTACCGCCGCAAGAAGGTCGCGCTGCCCGTCGCCAAGGCCATCAACCTCATCACGTCCAACCCGGAGCCGCCCGCGGGCATCAACCTGCCCAACGAGCAGCACATCCGGGAGAAGTACGGCAGCAAGAGCGTGATGATCACCAACGTCATGGACGCGGCCTCCGCGGTGACGCGGCTGCCCCTGGCGCTGGAGTTCTCCCGCACGGCGGAGGACCGCGAAGAGGCCCGGAAGTACTCCGTCACCGCGCGCAAGTGGCTGGTGGCCTTCCATGAGGTGCTGGGCCACGCCTCTGGCCAGGTGGACGCGAAGCTGAAGGGCCAGTCCCCGTCCGTCTTCCTCAAGGAGTACGACAACACGCTGGAAGAGGCGCGCGCGGACCTGGTCGCGCTGTGGCACGCGTTCGACCCGGCGCTCGCGCAGCTGTCGCCGGACCATGACGCCATCGCGCGGCAGATGTACCGCGACTTCCTGGTGGAGGGGCTCACCAACCTGCGCCGCGTGGAGGAGGGCAACGCCTTCGAGGAGGACCACCAGCGCGGCCACCACATGACGGTGACGCTCCTGGAGGAGAAGGGCGCCGTGAAGCAGGTGACGCAGGACGGCCGCACGTACCTGGTGATTCCGGACTACGCGAAGATGCGCGAGGCGGTGGGCGAGCTGCTCTCCCAGCTCATGGTCATCAAGGCCACCGGCGACTACGAGGGCATCCGCGCGCTGGTGCAGGAGAAGGGCATCCACTTCGACCCGAAGCTGCGCGACGAGGTCGCCCGCCGGGTGAAGGCCGTGGACGTGCCCACGGTGCTGCTGCTCAACTCGCCGCGCGTGGTGCCGGTGCTGGACGCGAAGGGGGAGCTGGTGGACCTGAAGGAGGACACCACCCAGGCCTTCGTGGACCAGCACCTGGAGCGCAGCCTGCTGGGCCGGCTGTCTCCCTCCGAGGCCCGCCGCGTCGCCGCGAAGGTGGCGGCCTCTCCGGACGCCGTGCGCGAGGCGTTCCGGGAGCTGGGGCCCGAAACGGCTCCGGCGCCGTCCCCCATGAAGGGAGCGGCGCCGGTGAAGGCCAGGCCCTGA
- a CDS encoding AI-2E family transporter: protein MASDQVARRVFVGLILLSIVLLCLVIRPFAEAFFLAAVLAGTFYGLHKRLRKRLRGHGSVSAGLIVTGILLALLLPLGGLTAFIVAEVSEGARFVTQSVQKDGMTGLVEKLPGGVRGPVSKLIERLPLEQEQIDQKLQEQVTTQGGTAAKAVTGAVAATGTLVLQTTMMLIALFFFLTDGARLVQWIESVSPLRRGQTRELLLEFKNTSVSVLVSTVATAGVQAVAALIGFLIVGVPAPLFFAGLTFFLALIPAVGAAVVVLFAAGLMFLSGHPWAALFLAIWGVVVVGLVDNVVKPLLAKKGMNQHGAIIFFALLGGLAAFGTVGLLLGPLIVAFFLSVVRIYERDYGRPNSRLGDPATPGGPVQPGNSRVVLTNEAGAPLTEDDAPSNH from the coding sequence ATGGCCTCCGATCAGGTAGCGCGACGCGTCTTCGTGGGTCTCATCCTCCTGTCCATCGTCCTCCTGTGCCTGGTCATCCGGCCCTTCGCGGAGGCGTTCTTCCTGGCGGCGGTGCTGGCGGGCACCTTCTACGGCCTGCACAAGCGCTTGCGGAAGCGGCTGCGCGGCCACGGCAGCGTGTCCGCGGGCCTCATCGTCACGGGCATCCTGCTGGCGCTGCTCTTGCCGCTGGGCGGACTGACGGCCTTCATCGTCGCGGAGGTGTCCGAGGGCGCGCGCTTCGTCACGCAGAGCGTGCAGAAGGACGGCATGACCGGCCTGGTGGAGAAGCTGCCTGGCGGTGTCCGGGGGCCGGTGAGCAAGCTCATCGAGCGGCTCCCGCTGGAGCAGGAGCAGATCGACCAGAAGCTCCAGGAGCAGGTGACGACCCAGGGCGGCACGGCCGCCAAGGCCGTCACGGGGGCGGTGGCCGCCACGGGTACGCTCGTCCTCCAGACGACGATGATGCTCATCGCGCTCTTCTTCTTCCTCACCGACGGCGCGCGGCTGGTGCAGTGGATCGAAAGCGTGTCGCCGCTGCGGCGCGGACAGACGCGGGAGCTGCTGCTCGAGTTCAAGAACACGTCCGTGTCGGTGCTCGTCTCCACGGTGGCCACCGCGGGCGTCCAGGCCGTGGCCGCGCTCATCGGCTTCCTCATCGTGGGGGTGCCCGCGCCGCTGTTCTTCGCGGGCCTGACGTTCTTCCTCGCCCTCATCCCCGCCGTGGGCGCCGCGGTGGTGGTGCTCTTCGCCGCGGGCCTGATGTTCCTCAGCGGCCACCCGTGGGCCGCGCTCTTCCTGGCCATCTGGGGCGTCGTCGTGGTGGGGCTCGTGGACAACGTCGTCAAGCCGCTGCTCGCCAAGAAGGGCATGAACCAGCACGGCGCCATCATCTTCTTCGCGCTGCTCGGCGGCCTCGCGGCGTTCGGCACGGTGGGCCTCCTGCTGGGGCCCCTCATCGTCGCCTTCTTCCTCTCCGTGGTGCGCATCTACGAGCGCGACTACGGCCGCCCCAATTCCCGGCTGGGTGACCCGGCCACCCCGGGCGGACCGGTGCAGCCGGGAAACTCGCGCGTCGTGCTCACCAATGAGGCCGGCGCGCCCCTGACGGAAGACGACGCGCCGTCCAACCACTGA